The Amblyomma americanum isolate KBUSLIRL-KWMA chromosome 3, ASM5285725v1, whole genome shotgun sequence genome window below encodes:
- the LOC144126153 gene encoding uncharacterized protein LOC144126153 isoform X3 yields the protein MAKLHREGCGPETVARDERKSEDDSEDEIGAEDGPQKGPPPADSRGDDPEYTKRLKKEKKKLKKERKKKKRLKREKRKLKRMAAKTGSNSSSHNQPGSGGGGGQSSESASSGDSGSASDNSPVRPQSPPSQQGGGDGPPPANGLPRPPITGIQSRLVKLAMADYPLSPVRPRSPSPSDRKRRTPPAGYRSPSFQRRSPSPRQARPRSPRRTPSSPRRRSPSPRKRSPRRSRSPRRRSPSPRRRSPSPRRRSPSPRRRSPSPRRRSPSPRRRSPSPRRRSPSPRRRSPSPRRRSPSPRRRSPSPRRRSPSPRRRSPSPRRRSPSPRRRSPSPRRRSPSPRRRSPSPRRRTPSPRRHSPSPRRRSPSPKRRSPSPRRQSPGRQSASPAQRSASPRQQSVTPPPPPRHTSASPVNQRSASPRPRSPSPQRSSSSPRRRTPSPPRRRSPSPRRRSPSPRRRTPTPRRRSPSPRRRSPTPRRRSPSPRRRSPSPRRRSPSPRRRSPSPPRRRSPTPRRRSPSPARRRSRSPRRKSRSPRRRSRSPRRRVSRSPRIRRSRSPRSRRSRSPRRRLSRSPVRTKRSRSRRRSRSVRRRSPRRSRSRSRRASSRRRSRSGSRHRGRRSHSRDRHHR from the exons agaaaaagaaactgaaaaaggAGCGCAAGAAGAAAAAACGCCTCAAGCGGGAGAAGCGCAAACTCAAGCGTATGGCTGCTAAGACtggcagcaacagcagtagccACAACCAGCCAGGGTCCGGTGGTGGAGGGGGCCAGTCATCCGAGTCTGCAAGCTCCGGTGATTCTGGCAGCGCTTCTGACAACAGCCCTGTGCGGCCACAGTCACCGCCATCTCAGCAGGGTGGTGGAGATGGCCCGCCGCCTGCAAATGGTTTGCCACGCCCTCCAATCACAGGCATTCAGAGTAGACTGGTCAAACTTGCCATGGCCGATTATCCCCTAAGTCCTGTGCGACCCCGGTCACCCAGCCCTTCGGATCGGAAGCGACGTACACCACCTGCCGGCTACCGCTCTCCATCTTTCCAGCG GAGATCGCCATCGCCGCGGCAGGCTCGCCCGCGAAGCCCGCGTAGAACGCCGAGCTCACCGCGCCGACGATCACCGAGTCCCCGCAAACGGTCGCCCAGGCGCTCACGAAGCCCACGCCGCCGATCGCCTAGCCCGAGACGTCGATCACCAAGCCCACGTCGCCGATCGCCTAGCCCGAGACGTCGATCACCAAGCCCACGTCGCCGATCGCCTAGCCCGAGACGTCGGTCACCCAGTCCAAGACGTCGGTCACCCAGTCCGAGACGTCGTTCACCCAGTCCGAGACGTCGTTCACCCAGTCCGAGACGTCGTTCACCCAGTCCGAGACGGCGTTCACCCAGTCCGAGACGTCGGTCTCCCAGCCCGAGGCGCCGCTCACCCAGCCCGAGGCGCCGCTCACCCAGCCCGAGGCGCCGCTCACCCAGCCCGAGGCGCCGTTCACCCAGCCCGAGGCGCCGTACACCTAGCCCGAGACGCCATTCTCCCAGCCCGAGGCGTCGATCTCCAAGTCCCAAGCGACGTTCACCCAGTCCTCGGAGGCAGTCACCAGGCAGGCAGTCTGCGAGTCCGGCGCAGCGATCAGCGAGCCCGCGCCAGCAGTCTGTCACTCCGCCACCGCCACCGCGTCACACTTCCGCAAGTCCGGTTAACCAGCGCTCGGCAAGTCCGCGGCCGCGCTCTCCGAGCCCGCAGCGTAGCTCTTCCAGCCCAAGGCGCCGTACGCCGAGCCCCCCACGCCGGCGGAGCCCAAGCCCGCGTAGGAGGTCGCCGAGTCCGCGCCGGCGGACCCCGACTCCTCGGCGGCGCTCCCCGAGTCCGCGACGGCGGTCCCCGACTCCTCGCAGGCGTTCCCCAAGTCCGCGACGGCGTTCTCCAAGTCCACGACGACGTTCCCCAAGTCCGCGCCGCCGGTCCCCAAGCCCTCCGCGACGCCGCTCTCCCACTCCGCGCCGCCGATCGCCGAGCCCCGCGCGCCGCCGGTCGCGAAGTCCACGCAGGAAGTCACGGAGTCCACGGCGGCGGTCCCGCAGCCCGCGGCGCCGCGTCAGCCGCAGTCCTCGCATCCGGCGATCACGCAGCCCTCGCAGCCGACGGTCCCGCAGCCCGAGGCGTCGCTTGTCGCGTAGCCCGGTGCGCACCAAGAGGAGCCGCTCGCGGCGCCGGTCGCGCTCGGTGCGTCGCCGGAGCCCCCGTCGCTCGCGCAGTCGTTCGCGGCGTGCCTCGTCACGCAGGAGGTCTCGCTCGGGCAGCAGGCATCGCGGCCGCAGGTCACACAGCCGGGACCGGCACCACCGCTGA